The genomic segment GAGCATTTGATTACAGCAAGAAGACAGCTGCACCCACTCTCAGGAAATAAATGGACCTGGATCTACAGTCCTTTGTGGTGGTGTCTTGGCAGCCAAGCAAAGGAGGCAGCATTTCTACACCTAGGCCATAAAGTCTCAGAAGTCTCAGGCTtcgggttttgggttttttggtttttttttttgcaaggagcCCATGTTGACTATAATGAGCGCATTTTAGAGATGTTGTACTGAAAGCTGGCAATGGATAAAGCAAGGACATAAAAGGAGACTATTCctaaagcaaatatttctttatCAGCCTTAAGAGTGAAGCGGTTTTCACAATCAGTTTAAGACTGCAGGACTAGACTGAAGCATCTGGCTCTGGCACTTGGGCACTTATTAGCCATGTAATTTGGGCCAATTCATTTACCTCTGCGAGTTTGATTTCTCAACTGAAATATGGGAATAATACTCGCCTGAATTTTTCTTAGAACTTGAATGACTTACGGTGCTTTATAAGCTCTAACATATCATGTAAGTATTAATAAACACTGCAAGTACAACTGtcttatgttttataaattactCACTTTAAATAGCACTTAAGCACTGTCCCTAATATGAAACAAAAACCAGATCCAACTAAGTTACTACAGAGGAACTAACCTCAAAAGGAAGgggtctcttggagttcccctgtggcacagcaggttaaggatccagcatcactgcaacggcttgggtggctgctacggtgtgagttcaatccctggcccgggaaccttcacatgctagGGGTGTgacactcccccccaaaaaggggGGGTCTCTTTCAACTCAATCAACTAGTAGTGACTTCACAGGGTTATTGTTAATAATAAAGCAAAAGGTACATAAAACTCTCAATCAAGCACTTGTTCTCATTCATTTACAGGTAATGAATCCTATGTTAGGCTTCAACTGTGTAACTTTTCTCCCCCAAAATGACAGTGGGtatgccaaaaacaaaaattcctccAACTATATATGCTAAATCTTGAATACATAGCCtagtatattttgaaaactgttttaatatgatacagaattttttttaaaaaaaggcttttatGGATACCCCatgtcattttaatttcaataatcTCATTCAACTCTGTAAAgtacatgtgcgtgtgtgtgtgtgtgtgtgaagttatAAAGAAGTACAATTGTAGCTCTGTGGGTCAACTCCAGGCCGTAAGCCCTATAAGAAAGTGTATCTGTTACTACCAGCATTTAACCAAGAGGCTTGGCACTATTTAAAAtaagcattcaacaaatatttgtggaacaaAGAGTCACTAAACCAACTTCTGTCTAATCTCGCAAAAACGAAAACCTCTGCTTCATCTATGGGAAGACTACCATTGACTCAATCTGCCTTCAAAGATCGGTTTGCAAAGATGCCTCTTAACAAATTAGTCATTAAGCTTTCATTAAATTCACAAATTAACTCAGAGAACATACAGAGATGATAAAAACAAGTGGTAGGTGTCTTAAAAGCTAAGCCAATGCTTGCTGCAAGCATGTTGGGCATAAATTATCGTGGCAGACTGGAAACGGGGCCCCATCTTACAGCTCCGCCATCGAGATGAGGCGTGTGTCACCCTCATCCATTCCAGGCCAGCTCGGAGACCTGCTCTGACCAAAAGATGTGGTCAAAGGGATGTTCTGTGACTTCTTGAGCccaggctgtgccctctgccttctTGGGACTCTCAGACGACAATGCCATGAGCCCAAGATAAAAGACCACACGACGAGGCCCAGCTGTCCCATCCAGGCCCCCAACCCATCTGCCCCCTGAACGCAGAGTCCAGATGAGATCAGCAAAAGAACCACTCGACTAAGCCACAAAactataaactttttttaagccactaagttttaggATACTGTTAAAAGCAGTAAGAGATAACTGACGATAAATTATCTAACCCTCATAGCACAACCTTAAGTGCagttttacagttgaggaaatacATCCAGACATGTAATCTGCCAAGGTCACGTCACTATTAAGTGTTCTAAGGGCTGGACGCAGCGATTGTCTCCTTTGTCATCCTGCCTTTGTGAACTTGATCAGTTCTTCCGGTCAAGGACAGAGCATCTTTAGAGCTCTGGATACAAAACAAACCTTGTGATCTCTTTCACAGCCTGCAGAGGTAACAAGTGTCCTCGTTTGACACATCTGCCAGGCCTGCCCACAACGGGGAAACACACTGCTGGTGATCATCAAGCCCCGGCACTCCGcaaacccacccccaccccgtttcCGGAAACTCAAGTAACAGTAACTTATCccaacataaaataatttaacgACATCTACGCAATATGCATTCATTTACATCTCAGCCAGCAACAGTTATGCAAACCCTAACAATTTTATCAGGGGCCATAtaggataatattttaaaagttagataAGTCTACATTTAATGATCTCACaattaaaatggctttttttttttttttagttctcccAAGTAGCAAACCATATaccaaaaacccaaataaaataaaaagggactcATCTTCAATTGTGAAGGTGATAGTTCTGAAAAGAGAAATGTACCACAAGAACCTGTTTTGTCCCCACCAAAAATAATGTACCTAAACTTTaaacaaaattcacattttatttaggtTGAAATAAACTATACAAAATTGATTTTCTTCAccaaaaataacagcaatattttctgtattattcCTAGATAAGCTACAAAACACTTATTTTTGTAGGTTTTCTAGGGTTTGCTTGTAAATCAAATGAGGCAGTAGATACAGTCATGGgcaaagacagaagaaaacagacagaTGGGCTGTGAGTATCTGTGGTCTCTGATCCTGTCTCGACCATGAAACCAAAGTGTTCAACTTGTATCTGCCAGAAAGCTTATCGAGACGGGTCGTCGGCTCAACAAAGGAATGTAAACAGCAACAACCAGAGGAGGACCAAGGGCAACGCCTTCCACTCAACTTTAATGATAACAAGTGTTCCTTTCAGTTCATTTGATAAAGATAAAAAGCTACAGTGAAATCCCTGTTTGGTGAGCGCGTGCCTGCTTCTCCTACTGTTTGGCAATCCCCTTAACTGTCCCCTCCAGATTTTTAACAGTGAACTTACAACACCCCCTTTTCAAAGGTCAGTCATGAGCTTCACTGCCACATTTTATAAAGTGTATTCTTTCCTCTCACACCTCCTCacaatttatttcttcaaaggACTGGTAACTCAATACCCGATAGTTGGATCCACAGTGATAAATGTTAGGACTTCACGAAATAATTCCAAAGTGCCGTGAGCAGAGATTGCACGGAAGGGTACCACGGTACCCTTCCGTGCTCCCTTCCGTGCTCTCGTCTGGAAGAACAGGTAGGTCTCCGAAGCGTGAGAGTTCAAAGAGGGGCCACTGAACCAGGCGGATTATCAATGACTCGCGGCGCGTACTCAAGGAGAGCCCTATAGGCCAAGCTATTCAGTGATTAAGTGGCCTACGTACCCCTTACAGATCTCCTGAAAGACATTTTTGAATttcttaacagattttttttcaaatatcaagTATAAGAGAAGGCCTATTTTAAAAGTCTCTTAGGTATTTTCAATGGGTTCTGCATTATCTGTAGGCAGCTCTGACTTACTTGTATAGAGTTTGATATATGTATCTACCATTAAATCCAAATCATGCTTTATATCAAAATTTATGTTAAGCAAAGCCAGGTTGCTTGACCTTTGGTCTGTCAAAGTGTTCCTCAGGTATGCTTTGAGACGCTTCCGCCCGTTCTCATAGCGTTCATTCTCAACCTTCATCACAGGAAGAATACACAGGACCTTCAGCAACGCATAAACATTAGGAAAAAACTTGATGTCCGGCAGATGGAGGGCTTCATAAATAGTGGAGGGAAGTTCTATGTCTTTCCCTCGGTGTTTCCACTTGATCCTCCAACAATGCAGCTCAGCAGAGAGCGTGTCAGGATTAGGTAAGTCACTCCTGTACATGTCGGCGTGGTGCTCCTCCGAGGTATTGAATTTGAGCTGTCCCATGACAGAGGGTACCAGAGATAAGCATTTAAGAGCTTTGAGGTGCTGTTCTGAAAATATATCTTCAGTTCCTGAATAATGTGTTCCACCGTTGGAACACTTAGAGTTTCTTTATAGTAACTCTCAGAGGTTAGCTGAGAGTCCAGGTTACTGTGCTGAGCTCTGCGAAATTTCCCTGGGAGTTTCATCTGAATATCAAGTTTGGTTGCCAAATTGGTGGCTTCCTCAAACCAAAATTCATGATACACTTCAATATTTTCCATCACTTCATTTAGTGAATGTAGCACTGCAGTCAAGCTACTGGCTGCAAAGAAGACGTCAGAGGTTTGCCCCTGAAGATTTTTCCCAAAGGCCCTTGTAAAAGAGAGAACATTTTTAAGAACAACAATGGTAACAATGAAATCAAAATCTGTTACTGCACTGCAGAGTACAAATGCTCGGCCAGCTATACAGTTATTCCATCGGATATTTGTGTCACTGTTTATCCCATCTAAACATAAAACAAGTGCTTGTAGGAGGTCCACCAAGATTTCGAAAGCATCATGCCTGCCTGTCCACTGAGAGTGGCAAATTTCCTTCAGCTCTTTGCCCCTTTCTTCATTGTTCTGAAAGAGGACAGAAATTACACTGTCAAGCTCTAAAAGCAGTTGTGGTGACCgatggaaaaaagaacaaacttccTCAATTGTTCCCAATGCGACCGACACTCCCATGACAGGCACTGATTTCGCCAACCACATGTTTAAGGCACAGGAAGAGCAGAGAGTGTAGATGGCTTGGGGATATTTCTCTAAAAGTCTAGAAGCGACAACCTTCATCTTGGAAGAAAACCCGCTGGACACAATGTAAGCCTGGCCGCGGCAGTACTCCATGTTTAAGCCCCACTTCTCGGTGATCGTAGTGTGAAACTTCACGGCCAGAATCTCTGCATCCGCTTCGTAAGGCAGGAAGCCCACAAACTCCTCTCTCAGGTTGT from the Sus scrofa isolate TJ Tabasco breed Duroc chromosome 9, Sscrofa11.1, whole genome shotgun sequence genome contains:
- the THAP12 gene encoding LOW QUALITY PROTEIN: 52 kDa repressor of the inhibitor of the protein kinase (The sequence of the model RefSeq protein was modified relative to this genomic sequence to represent the inferred CDS: inserted 1 base in 1 codon); its protein translation is MPNFCAAPNCTRKSTQSDLAFFRFPRDPARCQKWVENCRRADLEDKTPDQLNKHYRLCAKHFETSMICRTSPYRTVLRDNAIPTIFDLTSHLNNPHSRHRKRIKELSEDEIRTLKQKKIDETSEQEQKHKEINNSNAQNPGAEEGGEEQDEDVLPLTLEEKENKEYLKSLFEILILMGKQNIPLDGHEADDIPEGLFTPDNFQALLECRINAGEEVLRKRFETTAVNTLFCSKTQQKQMLEICESCVREETLREVRDSHFFSIITDDVVDIAGEEHLPVLVRFVDEAHNLREEFVGFLPYEADAEILAVKFHTTITEKWGLNMEYCRGQAYIVSSGFSSKMKVVASRLLEKYPQAIYTLCSSCALNMWLAKSVPVMGVSVALGTIEEVCSFFHRSPQLLLELDSVISVLFQNNEERGKELKEICHSQWTGRHDAFEILVDLLQALVLCLDGINSDTNIRWNNCIAGRAFVLCSAVTDFDFIVTIVVLKNVLSFTRAFGKNLQGQTSDVFFAASSLTAVLHSLNEVMENIEVYHEFWFEEATNLATKLDIQMKLPGKFRRAQHSNLDSQLTSESYYKETLSVPTVEHIIQELXDIFSEQHLKALKCLSLVPSVMGQLKFNTSEEHHADMYRSDLPNPDTLSAELHCWRIKWKHRGKDIELPSTIYEALHLPDIKFFPNVYALLKVLCILPVMKVENERYENGRKRLKAYLRNTLTDQRSSNLALLNINFDIKHDLDLMVDTYIKLYTSKSELPTDNAEPIENT